A DNA window from Deinococcus multiflagellatus contains the following coding sequences:
- a CDS encoding S1C family serine protease, with translation MNRTLSILALTSTLALGALVGYDLRDRALDRAAPAATTTTSPSASTPAAVTSGQMVPALATTPASEARARTESEANTVQVVKARRDGLVYISVTESDEGSAQAQLRQRLQQQLPFNFGLPDSGPRSGTGSGFFVTSSGDIITNNHVVEGASDITIRLHGSAKTYKAEVVARAPDFDLALIRAKGVPAAQIKPIPLGDSDALDVGLKAIAMGAPFGLDFSVSEGIISSLERQVAVGTREVEQKVIQTDAAINPGNSGGPLLNSAGQVIGVNTQILTGGIGQSAGVGFAIPVNTVKKLLPQLQAGKGGEDAVIQTPSLGIVLAELGDLGETQRQRAQLPASGALVNCVFEGSPAQAARLQGALDCADLRPSSAQAEPTPDLQRADVITAIDGQQVTTVNDLRAAVLGKRPGDRVTLQVQRAGKTREVQVTLKVFQFPTAQQ, from the coding sequence ATGAACCGCACCCTCTCCATTCTGGCCCTCACCAGTACCCTGGCCCTGGGCGCCCTGGTGGGCTACGACCTCCGCGACCGTGCATTGGACCGCGCCGCACCGGCAGCCACCACGACCACGTCGCCTTCCGCGTCCACCCCGGCGGCGGTGACCTCGGGGCAGATGGTCCCTGCCCTGGCCACCACCCCCGCCAGCGAGGCCCGCGCCCGCACCGAGAGCGAGGCCAACACCGTGCAGGTGGTCAAGGCCCGGCGCGACGGCCTGGTGTACATCAGCGTGACCGAGAGCGACGAGGGCAGCGCCCAGGCCCAGCTGCGCCAGCGCCTGCAGCAGCAGCTGCCCTTCAACTTCGGCCTGCCGGACAGCGGCCCCCGCAGTGGCACCGGCAGCGGCTTTTTTGTCACCAGTAGCGGCGACATCATCACCAACAACCATGTGGTGGAGGGCGCCAGCGACATCACCATCCGCCTGCACGGCAGCGCCAAAACCTACAAGGCCGAGGTGGTGGCCCGCGCCCCCGACTTCGACCTTGCCCTGATTCGTGCCAAAGGGGTGCCTGCGGCGCAGATCAAACCCATTCCGCTGGGGGACAGCGACGCGCTGGACGTGGGCCTCAAGGCCATTGCGATGGGCGCGCCCTTCGGACTGGATTTCAGCGTCTCAGAGGGCATCATTTCCAGCCTGGAGCGGCAGGTGGCGGTCGGCACCCGCGAGGTAGAACAGAAGGTGATCCAGACCGACGCCGCCATCAACCCCGGCAACAGCGGTGGGCCGCTGCTGAACAGCGCCGGGCAGGTGATCGGTGTGAACACCCAGATTCTGACCGGCGGGATTGGACAGAGCGCGGGCGTGGGCTTTGCCATTCCGGTGAACACAGTCAAGAAGTTGCTGCCGCAGCTGCAGGCTGGCAAGGGCGGCGAGGACGCCGTGATCCAGACGCCCAGCCTGGGCATTGTCCTGGCCGAGCTCGGGGACCTGGGGGAGACCCAGCGCCAGCGTGCACAGTTGCCGGCCAGCGGCGCCCTGGTCAACTGCGTGTTTGAAGGCAGCCCCGCCCAGGCCGCCCGCTTACAGGGGGCGCTGGACTGCGCCGACCTGAGGCCCTCGTCGGCCCAGGCCGAGCCCACCCCTGACCTGCAGCGGGCGGACGTGATTACCGCCATTGACGGCCAGCAGGTGACCACCGTGAACGACCTGCGCGCCGCTGTGCTGGGCAAGCGGCCCGGTGACCGCGTGACCCTGCAGGTGCAGCGCGCCGGCAAAACGCGCGAGGTGCAGGTGACGCTGAAGGTGTTCCAGTTCCCCACGGCCCAGCAGTAG